The following proteins are encoded in a genomic region of Phycisphaera sp.:
- a CDS encoding ABC transporter permease has product MAISVVMACGIATFVMALSMMDSLRAAVDTYYQRHRFADVFAHARRAPDSLAGRLREISGVIAVDTRTVKGALLDMPGMDEPASARMISLPTNQASALNLVHLRSGRLPEGRNRREVLVSHRFAEAHGLLPGDSVAAILDGRSEQLRIVGIAMSPEFVYLIPPGGLLPQHDRYCVFWMGHEEMSAAFNMDGAFNDVLLQIMPGTSEATVIQRVDTLLARYGGLGSYGRSDQPSHQFITNELDELRGMTLIVPVVFLVVSAFLLHLVLGRLISLQREQIAALRALGYTTWEIGRHYLGFAMLIALVASILGLALGAMMGRGLTALYMDFMDFPGSIYMLRPPVALMALAIGPATGALAVTGALRGAMRLSPAEAMRPPAPTSYRPTIVERVGLHRLLPVSLRMVVRYLERRPIKTALSAFGVALATAILVLGNATEDAVDHVLNLQFDRVLQRDVDLVFSDETDSSALASVRHLPGVLATEPYRSVGVRLRHGSATRRTGILGLERGDGMHHLLGQDGREVVLPDHGVVLSKILADFLRVKPGEQVTVEVLQGRRPVFDTIVAATIEDFSGLAAYMHLGELNRLMREPGVVGGVYIRVDDAKRSELYDEVSRTPRIMAVNVTESTEQSFRETIAKNLGLMRTFLIGFSAAIAIGVIYNGARVSLSERGRDLASLRVLGFSRLEVATMQLAELTIITAVGVPLGLVGGYALAWFTATATRSELVRMPFVIHSDTFAIAVVIVCMASCLSGIAIARRVLRLDLMAVLKARE; this is encoded by the coding sequence TTGGCCATCTCGGTGGTAATGGCCTGCGGCATCGCGACCTTCGTGATGGCCCTCAGCATGATGGATTCGCTGCGTGCTGCCGTCGATACATACTACCAGCGCCACCGTTTTGCCGATGTCTTCGCCCACGCCCGACGGGCCCCGGATTCGCTCGCCGGCCGATTGCGAGAGATCTCCGGCGTGATCGCTGTCGACACGCGCACCGTCAAGGGTGCGTTGCTCGACATGCCGGGCATGGATGAGCCAGCCTCGGCGCGCATGATCTCATTGCCCACGAATCAGGCATCGGCCCTCAACCTCGTCCACTTACGCAGCGGCCGCCTGCCCGAAGGACGGAACCGACGCGAAGTGCTCGTGAGCCATCGATTCGCCGAGGCGCACGGACTTCTGCCTGGGGATAGCGTTGCCGCGATTCTCGATGGTCGTAGCGAGCAATTGCGCATTGTCGGCATAGCGATGTCGCCCGAGTTCGTGTATCTCATCCCGCCAGGCGGCCTGCTCCCGCAGCACGACCGATATTGCGTCTTCTGGATGGGTCACGAGGAAATGTCGGCGGCGTTCAATATGGATGGCGCGTTCAACGACGTGCTACTACAGATCATGCCCGGCACGAGCGAGGCAACAGTGATCCAGCGTGTTGATACACTACTGGCGCGTTACGGTGGCCTGGGATCGTACGGACGGAGTGACCAACCCTCGCACCAGTTCATCACGAACGAGCTCGACGAGCTGCGAGGCATGACGCTCATCGTCCCCGTTGTGTTTCTGGTCGTGTCGGCATTCCTCCTGCACTTGGTACTCGGCCGGCTCATTAGCTTACAACGCGAACAGATCGCCGCCTTGCGGGCGTTGGGCTATACGACTTGGGAGATTGGCCGCCATTACCTGGGTTTCGCGATGCTCATCGCGCTGGTAGCTTCCATCCTTGGCCTCGCGTTGGGCGCGATGATGGGCCGGGGCCTGACAGCGTTGTACATGGATTTCATGGATTTTCCGGGTTCCATTTACATGCTACGTCCACCTGTCGCCTTGATGGCCTTGGCGATCGGGCCAGCCACCGGTGCGCTGGCAGTCACGGGAGCCCTGCGCGGAGCGATGCGGCTGTCTCCAGCAGAAGCGATGCGCCCACCCGCCCCTACCTCCTATCGACCAACGATTGTTGAGCGCGTGGGCCTGCACCGCCTGCTGCCCGTGTCGTTGCGGATGGTCGTACGGTATCTGGAACGACGCCCGATCAAGACTGCGCTGTCAGCATTCGGCGTCGCACTGGCGACTGCTATTCTGGTATTGGGTAATGCCACAGAAGACGCCGTTGATCACGTGCTCAACCTGCAATTTGATCGTGTACTACAGCGCGATGTCGACCTCGTCTTTTCCGACGAGACCGACTCCAGCGCCCTGGCAAGCGTACGCCACCTCCCCGGGGTGCTCGCCACCGAACCCTATCGCAGCGTAGGTGTGCGGTTGCGTCATGGTTCGGCCACGCGACGCACCGGTATCCTGGGGTTGGAACGCGGCGATGGCATGCACCACTTGCTGGGCCAGGACGGCCGGGAGGTTGTACTACCCGATCACGGTGTTGTCCTCTCGAAAATCCTAGCGGATTTTCTCCGTGTCAAGCCGGGCGAACAAGTCACAGTAGAAGTACTCCAAGGCCGGCGACCGGTCTTCGATACGATCGTCGCCGCAACGATCGAGGACTTCTCCGGCTTGGCTGCCTACATGCATCTGGGTGAACTTAACAGACTCATGCGCGAGCCGGGCGTCGTTGGTGGCGTGTATATACGCGTCGATGATGCCAAGCGAAGTGAATTGTACGACGAGGTGTCTCGCACCCCCCGGATCATGGCGGTGAACGTAACAGAATCCACTGAGCAGAGCTTTCGCGAAACCATCGCCAAGAACCTAGGACTCATGCGTACGTTTCTGATCGGCTTCAGCGCCGCCATTGCGATCGGCGTGATCTACAACGGCGCGCGAGTTTCGCTCTCAGAACGCGGACGTGACCTGGCCAGCTTGCGTGTACTGGGTTTTTCCCGGCTTGAGGTCGCCACGATGCAATTGGCCGAACTCACCATCATCACCGCAGTTGGGGTTCCTTTGGGGCTGGTCGGCGGCTACGCCCTCGCGTGGTTCACTGCCACGGCTACCCGATCAGAACTGGTACGCATGCCCTTCGTCATCCACTCCGATACTTTCGCAATTGCGGTCGTGATCGTCTGCATGGCGTCGTGTCTATCAGGCATTGCCATCGCGCGTCGGGTACTCCGCCTTGATCTCATGGCCGTGCTGAAGGCACGAGAGTAA
- a CDS encoding ABC transporter ATP-binding protein, which translates to MSVPLTEPNGCPETTENGARAVFTARGLSKTYRVGDVTVHALRGVDFDLFAGELVVLLGPSGSGKSTLLNILGGLDTPSTGSLDYLGTSFTKADDARLTRYRREHVGFIFQFYNLIPSLTARENVALITDIAPGAMRPEEALALVGLGQRMDHFPSQLSGGEQQRVAIARAIAKRPQILLCDEPTGALDAKTGVVVLEAIERVNREVGTATVVITHNAIIASMGDRVVSLSGGQVASTHVNEHRAVARELTW; encoded by the coding sequence ATGAGCGTGCCACTCACAGAGCCGAATGGCTGTCCTGAAACCACCGAGAACGGTGCGAGAGCGGTTTTCACCGCGCGAGGTCTTTCGAAGACGTACCGCGTGGGCGACGTGACCGTCCATGCGCTGCGCGGGGTGGATTTCGACCTCTTCGCTGGCGAATTGGTGGTGCTGCTTGGTCCCAGTGGCAGCGGCAAGTCGACTCTGCTGAACATCCTGGGCGGGCTCGATACCCCCAGCACTGGATCGCTGGATTACCTCGGCACGAGTTTCACCAAAGCCGACGACGCCCGGCTGACACGCTATCGTCGCGAGCATGTGGGCTTCATCTTCCAGTTCTATAACCTCATTCCGAGCCTGACCGCGCGCGAGAACGTAGCCCTCATCACCGACATCGCGCCCGGTGCCATGCGGCCCGAGGAAGCCCTGGCACTCGTCGGCCTGGGCCAGCGCATGGACCACTTCCCCAGCCAACTCTCCGGCGGTGAGCAGCAACGCGTGGCTATCGCCCGCGCCATAGCCAAGCGTCCGCAAATACTACTGTGCGACGAGCCCACCGGCGCCCTCGACGCCAAGACCGGCGTGGTGGTGCTCGAAGCTATTGAGCGGGTAAACCGCGAGGTCGGCACCGCAACGGTCGTCATCACGCACAATGCGATCATCGCGAGCATGGGTGATCGCGTAGTGTCGCTCTCTGGCGGCCAGGTTGCGAGTACGCACGTCAACGAGCATCGGGCGGTCGCACGGGAGCTCACCTGGTGA
- a CDS encoding response regulator transcription factor — translation MANAASKRKGLGTARPASAAAAARVTGSGVGVLCVDDHKVLVEGLKAQFAVDGRIHCVGYLSAADTLLDETDRLDPDVVLLDIEMPGADVFEMADRLRHHRPKQRFAFLSAHVRDGYISAAYRCGAWGYFAKSDELEDITTGLVEIARSRESAFVMGPKVSSRCLTTGGNAHKTPSPALALDALTNREVEVLRLIGKGLSRSEIAAELCRSAKTIDGHQDRILKKLGVHSRAELMRLAIREGLAEA, via the coding sequence ATGGCCAACGCAGCCAGCAAGCGCAAAGGTTTGGGAACCGCCCGGCCGGCTTCAGCGGCGGCAGCTGCACGCGTGACCGGTTCTGGTGTGGGAGTGCTGTGCGTGGACGATCACAAGGTGCTCGTCGAGGGACTCAAGGCACAGTTTGCTGTCGATGGTCGTATCCATTGCGTCGGGTACCTTTCGGCGGCCGACACGCTGCTCGATGAAACCGATAGGCTCGACCCCGACGTTGTGCTGCTTGACATCGAGATGCCGGGAGCCGACGTATTCGAGATGGCTGATCGCCTGCGGCATCATCGCCCGAAACAACGCTTCGCTTTTCTCAGTGCGCATGTGCGGGACGGCTATATTTCGGCGGCGTATCGCTGCGGCGCGTGGGGTTACTTCGCCAAGAGTGACGAGCTCGAGGATATCACCACAGGGCTCGTGGAGATCGCTCGCAGCCGAGAGTCGGCGTTCGTCATGGGCCCAAAAGTGAGCTCGCGGTGTCTCACAACCGGCGGCAACGCACACAAGACGCCCTCGCCGGCTCTCGCCCTCGACGCTCTGACGAACCGTGAGGTCGAGGTACTCCGCTTGATCGGCAAGGGCCTATCGCGCAGCGAGATCGCTGCCGAGTTGTGTCGGAGCGCCAAGACGATCGACGGCCATCAGGATCGGATCCTCAAGAAGCTCGGCGTCCATTCACGGGCAGAACTGATGCGGCTGGCCATCCGAGAAGGCTTGGCCGAGGCGTAA
- a CDS encoding PAS domain S-box protein, with protein MLAGTLDPLITIDAHGTVQFASDSCERVLGWKPDDLVGRNVSVLMPEPHRSAHDGYLAAYRRTGFTNILGRPRELECVRVDGERIPIELSVSRVDPPGGRLPLFVGIIRDISKPKRLERELRLLKNVAVATSEARDLRSALMATLREIGESTRWEHGEAWSPNDGTGELAGVVTWTRSDVNLDGFVAAMSDPGTETKQRFVGRCLAEGRPLWFGDLAEDPAFSKSELVKRLGLRAACAVPVIESNRSVAVLLFFTREHRHEDLHLLELATAAVVPLGAFLHRQQTNDQLAESRRQLEELVQQRTADLERSRDQLRMADRLAAIGTLAAGLGHDMNNVLLPVRAHINALRQPHTDEKVVLGHVNEIGDSIGYLQQLADGLHYLAMDPDTIDHDQGPTDLRHWWAQVGVLLTKAVPKHVQVTAEFADDCPPVAVALHRLTQAVLNLVVNAGEAIASLEPGQEPAGRINLSARPEGSSVRFSVTDNGCGMTEDVQHRAFEMFFTTKTRGLGTGLGLALVHRVAHDVGGSVGVRSRPGEGTTVELLLPTAEGRKHGKRLRAAIDLPLGRSRSLVAQLLESAGAELTKSRSPGEADIWVAPAATIDAETLRSWRARQPDARLVLLGRRGSTSGEALRPVAMAGEDDFEALRAAVITAMH; from the coding sequence GTGCTCGCTGGCACGCTCGATCCGCTCATCACCATCGACGCCCACGGAACGGTGCAGTTCGCCAGCGACTCGTGCGAGCGAGTGCTGGGGTGGAAGCCGGACGATTTGGTGGGACGCAATGTCAGCGTGCTCATGCCCGAGCCCCACCGATCGGCGCACGATGGGTACTTAGCCGCGTACCGCCGTACGGGGTTCACGAACATCCTGGGGCGTCCCCGAGAACTCGAGTGCGTACGGGTTGATGGCGAGCGCATCCCCATCGAACTATCGGTATCTCGGGTCGATCCTCCGGGTGGTAGGTTACCGCTCTTTGTGGGGATCATCCGTGATATCAGCAAGCCCAAGCGACTGGAGCGGGAGCTGCGGCTGCTGAAGAACGTGGCCGTTGCAACCTCGGAGGCCAGAGACCTCCGTTCCGCACTGATGGCCACCCTTCGCGAGATTGGCGAATCGACGCGTTGGGAGCACGGCGAGGCCTGGTCACCAAACGATGGCACCGGCGAACTCGCGGGCGTGGTCACGTGGACTCGGTCGGATGTCAACCTCGACGGCTTCGTCGCAGCCATGTCAGATCCTGGCACAGAGACCAAACAACGCTTCGTTGGCCGTTGTTTGGCCGAAGGGCGGCCGCTCTGGTTCGGTGATCTGGCAGAGGATCCAGCCTTTTCCAAGAGTGAACTTGTCAAACGGTTGGGCCTCCGAGCCGCGTGTGCTGTGCCCGTGATCGAAAGCAACCGCTCGGTCGCCGTGCTGTTGTTCTTTACGCGAGAACACCGCCACGAGGATCTGCACTTACTCGAATTGGCTACAGCCGCTGTAGTACCGCTGGGAGCGTTCCTCCATCGCCAGCAGACCAACGATCAACTGGCCGAATCGCGTCGACAGCTTGAGGAGCTTGTCCAGCAGCGCACGGCCGACTTGGAGCGCAGCCGGGATCAACTCCGGATGGCCGACCGCTTAGCAGCTATCGGCACGCTCGCAGCGGGGCTCGGCCACGACATGAACAATGTGCTGCTGCCCGTCCGAGCCCACATCAATGCGCTACGCCAACCCCACACGGACGAGAAGGTCGTACTGGGCCATGTCAATGAGATTGGCGACAGTATTGGGTATCTACAGCAGTTGGCCGATGGGCTCCACTATCTCGCCATGGACCCCGACACGATCGACCATGACCAAGGCCCGACCGATCTACGCCATTGGTGGGCTCAAGTGGGCGTGCTGCTCACGAAAGCCGTGCCAAAACATGTCCAAGTCACTGCGGAGTTTGCCGACGATTGCCCGCCGGTTGCCGTGGCGCTCCACCGGCTGACCCAGGCCGTGCTGAACCTCGTGGTCAACGCTGGTGAAGCGATCGCCTCCCTGGAGCCGGGCCAGGAGCCTGCCGGGCGGATAAATCTCTCAGCGCGCCCTGAAGGATCATCTGTGCGTTTCTCGGTCACGGACAACGGCTGCGGTATGACTGAGGACGTCCAGCATCGGGCGTTCGAGATGTTCTTCACGACGAAGACTCGCGGCCTCGGCACTGGCCTCGGACTCGCGCTCGTTCACAGAGTAGCTCATGACGTCGGCGGTTCGGTGGGCGTTCGCTCTCGCCCTGGAGAAGGAACGACGGTCGAATTGCTGCTGCCAACCGCCGAAGGGCGTAAACACGGCAAGAGGCTACGAGCCGCTATCGACCTCCCCTTGGGACGATCGCGTTCGCTCGTGGCACAGTTACTCGAATCGGCGGGTGCAGAGCTGACCAAGTCTCGTAGCCCTGGAGAAGCAGATATCTGGGTCGCTCCGGCGGCAACGATCGACGCGGAAACGCTCCGCAGTTGGCGTGCCAGGCAACCCGACGCCAGGCTAGTTCTGCTAGGACGACGAGGAAGCACGAGTGGAGAGGCATTGAGGCCCGTCGCCATGGCGGGCGAAGATGACTTCGAGGCACTGCGAGCCGCTGTGATCACGGCGATGCATTAG